One window of Burkholderia cepacia GG4 genomic DNA carries:
- the kdpC gene encoding potassium-transporting ATPase subunit KdpC, translating into MMQGNRQAAAAAAPAPGSSFGAATRGLVRPVIASSVLFMLVTGLAYPLLTTGVANVLFPSQARGSLVQRGGTTVGSAVIGQNFTRAGYFHARPSATVGTDPADPSKTVDQPYNAAGSGASNQGATSKKLLADVAQRVRAYRQENALADGTPVPADAVTASASGLDPEISVANARLQAARVAHARGVDAAQVATLVDRIVSPRQLGVLGEPRVRVLDLNLALDRTFGHAAGVK; encoded by the coding sequence ATGATGCAAGGCAATCGCCAGGCAGCGGCCGCCGCCGCGCCGGCACCCGGTTCTTCGTTCGGCGCGGCGACGCGCGGCCTCGTGCGGCCCGTGATCGCATCGTCGGTGCTGTTCATGCTCGTCACCGGCCTCGCGTATCCGCTGCTCACCACCGGCGTCGCGAACGTGCTGTTTCCGTCGCAGGCGCGCGGCAGTCTCGTGCAGCGCGGCGGCACGACGGTCGGCTCGGCGGTGATCGGGCAGAACTTCACGCGCGCCGGCTACTTCCATGCGCGGCCGAGCGCGACGGTCGGCACCGATCCGGCCGATCCGTCGAAGACGGTCGACCAGCCGTACAACGCGGCCGGCAGCGGCGCCAGCAACCAGGGCGCGACCAGCAAGAAGCTGCTCGCCGACGTCGCGCAGCGGGTGCGCGCATACCGGCAGGAGAACGCGCTCGCCGACGGCACGCCGGTGCCGGCGGACGCCGTGACCGCGTCGGCGTCCGGGCTCGATCCCGAAATCTCGGTCGCGAACGCGCGGCTGCAGGCGGCACGCGTCGCGCATGCGCGCGGCGTCGATGCCGCGCAGGTGGCAACGCTCGTCGATCGCATCGTTTCGCCGCGACAACTCGGCGTGCTCGGCGAACCGCGCGTGCGCGTGCTCGACCTGAACCTCGCGCTCGACCGCACGTTCGGCCACGCGGCCGGCGTGAAGTAA
- the kdpB gene encoding potassium-transporting ATPase subunit KdpB, with the protein MPAGTVPPMRWTAVLREAFRKLAPQVQLKNPVMFVVYLGSIVTTVLWLQALTGSADAPAGFIFAVACWLWFTVLFANAAEALAEGRGKAQADALRAARKRVYAKVLDEPKQAGSTSHRVPSDELAAGSIVLVEAGDTIPADGEVIDGVASVDESAITGESAPVIRESGGDFSSVTGGTRVLSDWIIVKITAQPGEAFLDRMIAMVEGAKRGKTPNEVALTILLVALTIIFLLVCVTLLPFSQFSVLLNASGTAVSLTVLIALLVCLIPTTIGALLSAIGIAGMSRMMRANVLATSGRAIEAAGDVDVLLLDKTGTITLGNREAVQFRPAPGVDERALAEAAQLSSLADETPEGRSIVALAKQRFSLDVAAADGSIAVPFSARTRMSGLDIGERQVRKGAASAIRAHVDALGGVFPRAVETAVNDIARRGGTPLVVADGSTVLGAIELKDIVKHGIAARFAELRKVGVKTVMITGDNRLTAAAIAAEAGVDDYLAEATPEDKLRLIREHQAKGHLVAMTGDGTNDAPALAQADVAVAMHSGTQAAKEAANMVDLDSNPTKLMQVVEVGKQMIMTRGALTTFSVANDLAKYFAIIPAAFVATYPALGALNVMGLHSPVSAILSAVIFNALIIVALIPLALKGVKYRAEPAEKLLGRNLLIYGVGGIVAPFIGIKLIDMLLTPFI; encoded by the coding sequence ATGCCGGCCGGCACCGTGCCGCCGATGCGCTGGACGGCCGTGCTGCGCGAGGCGTTCCGCAAGCTCGCACCGCAGGTGCAGTTGAAGAACCCGGTGATGTTCGTCGTCTATCTCGGCAGCATCGTCACGACCGTGCTGTGGCTGCAGGCGCTGACCGGCAGCGCCGACGCACCGGCCGGCTTCATCTTCGCGGTCGCGTGCTGGCTGTGGTTCACCGTGCTGTTCGCGAACGCGGCCGAGGCGCTGGCCGAAGGGCGCGGCAAGGCGCAGGCCGACGCGTTGCGCGCGGCGCGCAAGCGCGTGTACGCAAAGGTGCTCGACGAGCCGAAGCAAGCCGGCAGCACGAGCCATCGCGTACCGAGCGACGAACTCGCGGCCGGCAGCATCGTGCTCGTCGAGGCTGGCGACACGATTCCGGCCGACGGCGAGGTGATCGACGGCGTCGCGTCGGTCGACGAGTCGGCGATCACCGGCGAATCCGCGCCGGTGATCCGCGAGTCGGGCGGCGATTTCTCGTCGGTGACGGGCGGCACGCGCGTGCTGTCCGACTGGATCATCGTGAAGATCACCGCGCAACCGGGCGAAGCGTTCCTCGACCGGATGATCGCGATGGTCGAAGGCGCGAAGCGCGGCAAGACGCCGAACGAAGTCGCACTGACGATCCTGCTCGTCGCGCTGACGATCATCTTCCTGCTCGTCTGCGTGACGTTGCTGCCGTTCTCGCAGTTCAGCGTGCTGCTGAACGCGTCGGGCACCGCTGTGAGCCTGACCGTGCTGATCGCGCTGCTCGTGTGCCTGATCCCGACGACGATTGGCGCGCTGCTGTCGGCGATCGGCATCGCGGGGATGAGCCGCATGATGCGCGCGAACGTGCTCGCGACGTCGGGCCGCGCGATCGAGGCGGCCGGCGACGTCGACGTGCTGCTGCTCGACAAGACCGGCACGATCACGCTCGGCAACCGCGAGGCCGTGCAGTTCCGGCCGGCGCCCGGCGTGGACGAGCGCGCGCTGGCCGAGGCCGCGCAACTGTCGTCGCTGGCCGACGAAACGCCCGAAGGGCGCTCGATCGTCGCGCTCGCGAAGCAGCGTTTCTCGCTGGACGTGGCGGCGGCCGACGGCAGCATCGCGGTGCCGTTCAGCGCACGCACGCGGATGAGCGGCCTCGATATCGGCGAACGCCAGGTGCGCAAGGGCGCGGCGTCCGCGATCCGCGCGCATGTCGATGCGCTCGGCGGCGTGTTTCCGCGGGCGGTCGAGACGGCCGTCAACGACATCGCGCGGCGCGGCGGTACGCCGCTCGTCGTCGCCGATGGCTCGACGGTGCTCGGGGCGATCGAGCTGAAGGACATCGTCAAGCACGGGATCGCCGCGCGTTTCGCCGAGTTGCGCAAGGTCGGCGTGAAGACGGTGATGATCACCGGCGACAACCGGCTCACCGCGGCCGCGATCGCGGCGGAAGCCGGTGTCGACGACTACCTCGCCGAAGCGACGCCCGAGGACAAGCTGCGGCTGATCCGCGAGCACCAGGCGAAGGGCCATCTCGTCGCGATGACGGGCGACGGCACCAACGACGCGCCGGCGCTCGCGCAGGCCGACGTGGCCGTCGCGATGCACAGCGGCACGCAGGCGGCGAAGGAGGCGGCCAACATGGTCGACCTCGACAGCAACCCGACGAAGCTGATGCAGGTGGTCGAGGTCGGCAAGCAGATGATCATGACGCGCGGCGCGCTGACCACCTTCAGCGTCGCGAACGATCTCGCGAAGTATTTCGCGATCATCCCGGCCGCGTTCGTCGCGACCTATCCGGCGCTCGGCGCGCTGAACGTGATGGGGCTGCACAGCCCGGTGTCGGCGATCCTGTCGGCGGTGATCTTCAACGCGCTGATCATCGTCGCGCTGATTCCGCTCGCGCTGAAGGGTGTGAAGTATCGCGCGGAGCCGGCCGAAAAGCTGCTGGGGCGCAACCTGCTGATCTACGGGGTGGGCGGGATCGTCGCACCGTTCATCGGCATCAAGCTGATCGACATGCTGTTGACGCCGTTTATCTGA
- the kdpA gene encoding potassium-transporting ATPase subunit KdpA encodes MFNNLIQFAIVLAIMLALVPVVGKWLAHAFTSPRHAWVERRTYALLGVNPDEAMSWQRYGMVLLLSNAGMMLLGYLLLRIQDALPFDALQRASQSPDLAFNTAASFITNTNWQAYAGESSLSNFSQMAVITFLMVVSAATGVAAAGGFIRGLSRKSAADIGNYWVDFTRVTYRVLLPLSFVMALVYVWQGMPQTLAADAWATTLEGARQQIVMGPVASLESIKHVGTNGGGFFSMNAAHPFENPTPLTNTLHMLSMLLIPSALTFTLGTMIGRRRQGWVILGAFVVMFVGFLAVIYSAEQHGNPLLTGLGVDQQMSAAQPGGNMEGKEMRFGIAQTSLFATVTTAATTGSVDAMHDSLTPLGGLVPIAQMMLNNVFGGDGVGLINLFTFAILTVFLVGMMIGRTPEFLGKKIEAREMKLVMLAVLAHPFSILGFTALAALLHSTMDSLANLGPHGFSEVLYAYTSGTANNGSAFAGLNANTPFFNTTIGFAMLIGRYLTLLPMLAVAGSLASKKSVPESAGTLSTSTGLFAGLLVFVILVVGGLTFLPALALGPVVEHLLMSGGQLF; translated from the coding sequence ATGTTCAACAATCTCATTCAATTCGCGATCGTTCTCGCGATCATGCTGGCGCTGGTGCCCGTCGTCGGGAAATGGCTCGCGCACGCCTTCACGAGCCCGCGCCATGCGTGGGTCGAACGCCGCACCTATGCGCTGCTCGGCGTGAACCCCGACGAAGCGATGTCGTGGCAGCGCTACGGGATGGTGCTGCTGCTCAGTAACGCCGGGATGATGCTGCTCGGCTACCTGCTGCTGCGTATCCAGGACGCGCTGCCGTTCGATGCGCTGCAGCGCGCGTCGCAAAGCCCCGACCTCGCGTTCAACACGGCCGCGTCGTTCATCACGAACACGAACTGGCAGGCGTATGCGGGCGAAAGCAGCCTGTCGAACTTCTCGCAGATGGCCGTCATCACGTTCCTGATGGTCGTCAGTGCGGCGACCGGCGTCGCGGCCGCGGGCGGCTTCATCCGCGGGCTGAGCCGCAAGAGCGCGGCCGACATCGGCAACTACTGGGTCGACTTCACGCGCGTGACCTATCGCGTGCTGCTGCCGCTCAGTTTCGTGATGGCGCTCGTGTACGTGTGGCAGGGCATGCCGCAGACGCTCGCCGCCGACGCGTGGGCGACCACGCTCGAAGGTGCGCGCCAGCAGATCGTGATGGGGCCCGTCGCGAGCCTCGAATCGATCAAGCACGTCGGCACGAACGGCGGCGGTTTCTTCAGCATGAACGCCGCGCATCCGTTCGAAAACCCGACGCCGCTCACCAACACGCTGCACATGCTGTCGATGCTGCTGATCCCGTCCGCGCTGACCTTTACGCTCGGCACGATGATCGGCCGGCGCCGCCAGGGCTGGGTGATCCTCGGCGCGTTCGTCGTGATGTTCGTCGGTTTCCTCGCCGTGATCTATTCGGCCGAGCAGCACGGCAATCCGTTGTTGACCGGGCTTGGCGTCGACCAGCAGATGAGCGCCGCGCAGCCGGGCGGCAACATGGAAGGCAAGGAAATGCGCTTCGGCATCGCGCAGACGAGCCTGTTCGCGACCGTCACGACGGCCGCGACCACCGGTTCGGTCGATGCGATGCACGACTCGCTGACGCCGCTCGGCGGGCTCGTGCCGATCGCGCAGATGATGCTGAACAACGTGTTCGGCGGCGACGGCGTCGGGCTGATCAACCTGTTCACGTTCGCGATCCTCACGGTGTTCCTGGTCGGGATGATGATCGGCCGCACGCCGGAGTTCCTCGGCAAGAAGATCGAGGCGCGCGAGATGAAGCTCGTGATGCTCGCGGTGCTCGCGCATCCGTTCAGCATCCTCGGCTTCACCGCGCTGGCCGCGCTGCTGCATTCGACGATGGACAGCCTCGCGAACCTCGGCCCGCACGGCTTCAGCGAAGTGCTGTACGCGTACACGTCGGGCACGGCCAACAACGGTTCCGCGTTCGCCGGGCTGAACGCGAACACGCCGTTCTTCAACACGACGATCGGCTTCGCGATGCTGATCGGCCGCTACCTGACGCTGCTGCCGATGCTCGCGGTCGCGGGCAGCCTCGCCTCGAAGAAAAGCGTGCCGGAAAGCGCGGGCACGCTGTCGACGTCGACGGGCCTGTTCGCCGGCCTGCTGGTCTTCGTGATCCTGGTGGTCGGCGGTCTCACGTTCCTGCCCGCGCTCGCGCTCGGCCCGGTCGTCGAGCACCTGCTGATGTCGGGCGGCCAACTGTTCTGA
- the kdpF gene encoding K(+)-transporting ATPase subunit F: MLWITGALSLALFIYLFHALIKPERY, translated from the coding sequence ATGTTGTGGATCACCGGCGCGCTATCGCTCGCGCTCTTTATCTATCTGTTTCATGCATTGATCAAGCCCGAGCGGTATTGA